One Cricetulus griseus strain 17A/GY chromosome 5, alternate assembly CriGri-PICRH-1.0, whole genome shotgun sequence genomic window carries:
- the Rab11b gene encoding ras-related protein Rab-11B has translation MGTRDDEYDYLFKVVLIGDSGVGKSNLLSRFTRNEFNLESKSTIGVEFATRSIQVDGKTIKAQIWDTAGQERYRAITSAYYRGAVGALLVYDIAKHLTYENVERWLKELRDHADSNIVIMLVGNKSDLRHLRAVPTDEARAFAEKNNLSFIETSALDSTNVEEAFKNILTEIYRIVSQKQIADRAAHDESPGNNVVDISVPPTTDGQKPNKLQCCQNL, from the exons TGGTGCTTATTGGGGACTCGGGTGTGGGCAAGAGCAACCTGCTGTCACGATTCACCAGAAACGAGTTCAACCTTGAGAGCAAGAGCACCATCGGCGTGGAGTTCGCTACCCGCAGCATTCAGGTGGACGGCAAGACTATCAAGGCTCAGATCTGGGACACTGCCGGACAGGAGCGCTACCGTGCCATTACCTCTGC GTACTACCGTGGTGCGGTGGGCGCACTGCTGGTGTATGATATTGCCAAGCACTTGACTTACGAGAATGTGGAGCGCTGGCTGAAGGAGCTACGGGACCATGCAGACAGCAACATCGTCATCATGCTGGTGGGCAACAAGAGTGACCTGCGCCACCTGCGGGCCGTGCCCACTGACGAGGCCCGGGCCTTTGCAG aAAAGAACAACTTGTCCTTCATTGAGACCTCAGCCTTGGATTCTACCAATGTAGAGGAAGCATTCAAGAACATCCTCACAG AGATCTACCGCATTGTGTCACAGAAGCAAATTGCTGACCGCGCAGCCCATGATGAGTCCCCTGGCAACAATGTGGTGGACATCAGTGTGCCACCCACCACGGATGGACAGAAACCCAATAAGCTGCAGTGCTGCCAGAACCTGTGA